The segment gccatcgctgctatgtagcTCCAGcataaagaaatattgataaaggtacatggatattttttatgcgtttggcaaactatttctggagggcgctaccgacagattttacacacaaaaaatcgattacttccttcgagcctatTAATCTGTTCTCTGCGGTTTTAGGACGATGACGCTGTTGGTAAAACTCTAGATTGTGTATACAACATTCAGGTTTATTAACCCTCTCCCGACAAAATtcatatactgtcatactcgatgattcatcacaaaatggcattaaggccattacaaatattttataaagtttttgtcctcccggtgttcggccactgaagggggggggggcgaaaaaaaaacaaagtgaattttttaatcgagcaaaaaaaacatggattttaagaatttttatataaggtttaaacgtgaaaaccgaatctattcttgcttataatatatacgttattattttctatgcaaaaatatacgaaaaaagacaaaaacgaaggaaatttttttttgacgatttccggaaattccattgttcgaatttccatttctgtttcgtgctagaagcgttaattcaactcggagactcatttttcgagtttttcagacggtagagcccacagacaattgattttataaaaagaaatttgactcatgtcctacaaattatttttttgccccccgatttttcaagccaatttccaaggggggggggatgacaaaaactttaaatatgatttgcaatggcctaactaggcatgtttttcacataaattgcaaaaagcttcaaaatacaaaacaggggtagaatgcatcacagcgggatcgaactgttataaaatatttgtaatttgcagcatatcttttgtttcggattatttattaaaaatgtagcaatattatgtattgtataggacttaaaatttgccttaaaccattaaatttaattttaattaaaatttgccattgtttaacttacaatatttcatcacacatcagttggagaaaagtagatgagtaaattttattgccaattatgttgagatatgaatccattatatcccagcaaacgagcatatgtaacaaacgcttccgccatttcggcagcctagtttaaggagtttatacaacacgtaaatttgctggttgcgttCAACGcatagctgggcaaacttggtgcgttttgcccacgggctttggcgttttgccccacataatgattttgattcttgctaaaaatcgtcaaaaataacaaataatactggtttttgttaggaaatttcaccagtaagtgtaaaaaagatcccaaagtcttagaagttgaaaaacgtgaaaCAAACGcggttgctctgcaaaatgatgttttgcttaagcggtgcctTCTGCACCACTTGACCCTACCCAGCAATCCCGTTGCTGATATGGTCAACGTGACCTCGGCCACGATAGAAGGATGGTACGGAGTCTTGGTTTTGTTTCGTAACAGTAAAACCGAACGCTGGACTACCAATTGCATTGAAGTACTGATTGCAGACGCGCTGCACCGAACGCAGAATTCTAAAACGGTTAATCCGGTCGGTGGAAGAAAGTCCAAGAACAAAAGGTCTCTCCAAGACCTCcctcgacttttggcagagttgccagtatttttaatggaatgtttttgctatacactcttaaatgattctataTATACTTGATTTTGAACACTTTAaaagcattttgagtagtttcaatctAGCTTTAGCTAagtccgacctatttacaggtagaatcatttaagagtgtgtagcaaaaacattccatccaGAAGACTGGTAATTCTGCCAAAAGTCGAGGGAGGTCTTGGAGAGACCTTTTGTTCTAGGACTTTCCCACCAatcgccattacgcacgcgaaaaggtggatactgATTACAATCTAGGACAGGACATGGCAtgtgacttcttcttcttcttgtttttggctattccctttcaaaatttactacggcaagcgaaaagtgtttccaagaatgcagctgcagtttacgatagaagccacttgtcctagttgatcactaattacacaaaaatagatcCAATCTGATCGAATAATACTTACATTTCTATTTAGTTTGTTTCATGTTAACACGCCATGATAAACAAACTTTTAAAAACCTAGTAACGTGAAAAACTTGATTGTTTCAGGGTTTGctgtggtttccagcaacacttttgcgcttcgcttgtgaatttttgtttctacagttgcacgcatgaaatcagccaatcagaaaGCTGGCTCtttttgacagcaaattggcTCTTTTGCGATACAATGTGTCATGTTCTGTCCTAGATTACAATTGATTACCCTAATAAGGAGCCgtttaaatattacgtaacgccaACAACGCCATTTTCACGAGTCCCCCACCCACATGTAACAATTTGGAACAATCGTTTCTTGTACCCCCACCCATGCCCGTAACGCGTAACTTTTACAGCTGTATGTATGTTCGATCGCTCTGCCGACTTTGCTCACGAATGTCGGGTAATTAATTTTTAGGTAATTGTAAATATTTTTCCTAAGAAGTTTATTTATTCGATAttttgggctggtaccgaatggccgaaacacaaatggccgaatcacgaatggccgaatttcaataacagtcacagaaggccgaatcacgtaaggccgaatcacgaatggccgaatcacgaaaggccgaatcatgaaaggccgaatcacgaatggccgaatcacgaaaggccgaaatttttcggaatgccttaataactactcaataaaaaaccatgaattggcaagtagttaacaaataacttcaatcaaacaaaaaacaaactactactattaaacaaacaaaacatgctttacgatcgcctttgtttagcgcttaataaatccgcaactgcgtcaacaaaatttttgctgctcattttgtgagcattaacacatttcaagtagattttttcgtctatttctcggcgcgaattcggaacatccccttgaagaattctaagaatgttcctctctatcgccttttgctccacccgcagctctgtgatgatcctggtcattgacaggtgatgggaaccaacaataGTTGCGTACATTACCTGCTTGTTTTTAGTACCCCATCAATGTTCtcctctctgcgacaacacaattttgacgacaggtgcactttcttcatcgttgaaaccagcaacatcggatgaatcgccgcatgcactcatttttcacaggacaactaccaactaccgtgcggaaagcaaaccgtgttaatcaacaatggacacaactgttggctttgctatgtgcggtcaacaaagatggacacggcgggatattgaatgaaatatttcggccgGTTTAGTGATAGggtaataaacttttttttacctggtttttatctcatatttcttaattataaattcttcttcattataaggtgcgagacgtacatatttaccgtgttagtagcaaatgtttcctagatgattcagcgcgagacggccgtaggccgcgagtgtgcgccggtgacccgccgtcggaagcgccggccactgcgggggggcagcccccctgcagaaaccactactatttaggtgcatgcattttcctaggtttactgtctattagggattatcccttagttaagtccgaacgagcggcagcgagtaaggacagcatgtacccaacgtttgcgcaggttgaaggctataaatattttcggtcgaatatgacattcggccattcgtgtttcggtcatttgtgattcggccattcgtgattcggccttttgtgattcggccattcgtgattcggccatttggtatattatgccattcgttatttcggccatttgtgtttcggccattcgtgattcggccatttgtgtttcggccattcgtaggtaatccgatatttttatttatgaagtTACGCGTAACATTATCGCTCAAAGCCCCGTCCCCCAAAAAATTGTGAAACATTTTGTAACAGAAATTCAGCTTACCCCCACCCCCTGCTGCGTtatgtaatatttgaacggaacCTAATtatttcgtaaatgattacaataGTAATCTCAGATTACTACGCCTTACTGGACACCCCTTGGATCAGTAGCTCGAAAATGGGTGTTCTTCCTCACCCGTGCATGTAAACACATTGGTAAACCACTCGGTAAAAATTATACCAGTTTATGGTACACGCGCTTCACGTTTgacatttctctttttttcttatatACTTATAAATACCGGGTCGCATGTGAGTTTATTTTGATTGCTAttacatttttattgaaattttactAGTTTCTACGCATTTCACTAGAAATGTCCATAAAAGAAGGTAGGTGCTATTGTTATAATTCATTCAACGTACATAATTCACATTGTCACTTGTTTTAGAAATCCTCAAACGGTTGAATCGTCCGGATCAGGACTATTCTGCTGGCTTGCAGTATGGAATGAAACTGTGGAAATCGAACAGCTTTTATTATATGTCCAAGTACGAAGTCGTATTTGAGTTTTTTCTTGCTGGAATTGAGCAATATATGCAAAAAATATCGAGGACTGATTTGAAGGATTTTGATGTAAGCTTTGCGGTTATAAACGAATTCTTGGCTTTACCATGCCCGTCCAACGCTCTTCCGCCAAGAATAATTCCCAAACTGCACGATGTATTCTGCAAACTGACCACAGTTGGCCCATCTAATTCAAAAACATTGCTAGACGGCTGTATGACGATGGCATttgatataaaatataaaaatttctaTAAATTTGATTATGCCGGCTATGGAAGAGCGTTGAAGACATCTCTGGAATATTACCGCCGGTACCTTGAAACAACATTTAACAAAGAACAGGAAGAAATGGCAATCCTAAGAGTTACAAATGACATTCGTATATACGTGAAATCAAACGGCGATGACGAAAGTTGGCGTTCTGCGTTTACTTCTGTGTTACCCAGTTTGTGTGACGTTATCCTCCAGCTGAAATCTTATGGTTTGGATCGGCAAGAAGAATTATTGGAACTGCTCAGGCTTATTTATTTCCAGGATGGAAAAGGTTCAAATTATAACAGAGTGACGGATCAATCCAAAAGGCATCTTTTTATGAACTATTTTGAAATCGATCAACTTCCAATGCACGTTATTGCACTTTTAACGGAAGGTTATCTAAAAGCCTATCGAGAAACCAAAATAGATGTTTTGTTGTTTCTCAAGTACATATTGTTGTACGTGTTTGCTGATCCGGATAAATCTATCTTAAATGATATCCATCATATATTTCAACTAACAAAATACGTATTCTATTTGCtgagaaaatattttataaaaatagatcAGAAAATAGTAGAGGATTTTGACTTTAGTGGAATTCTTACACATAAactgaaagattttttggatgGTTACAGTAATTCAGAACACTGCCTGCAGGATTTGTTTTCGCTAATTTGCACGATAAATGAGTATAACCCTTTGATCTTGGAAACAAACATGATTAATATAATCCTGCGTACGATGTTCATCAGAAAAGAACCAGACACAATGGATAATTTTCAAGCTATGATTATATCTACAATAAATGCATATACAAAGTTGAATCGCAGTGAAAATTTTCGTGAAGAACTATTTCTTAAACTTGGTGATTATTTAGACGACCACGACTTAGGAGATCAGATAAAATTGTTGAGGAAGCAAACAAAGAAGAGAAAATCAGTTCTTATCGATGGACCATCCGGAAAACGCAGAAGGACCGAAACAGAACAGCATGCAGCGATGACACAAGAAGAATCCACATCTCGATCCGCCGAGCGTTATTTTGGAATACTATGTTCTCCAAAACAGGTAGATACAACCGAAAATATTTGCTTTCATTTGTCAAACCAATGGAAGTCAATTTGTTTTGCCTGGCCGGATGCAAATGGTCGTCTGAGTTGTGCAATGCTTCAATATGTGAAAGGATTGTTGACAAAACGTAGCTTCGAATATTGGcacaaaatgcaaaattttttgGCTGAAGTAATAGACAATCTCGAAAGTGAAGAGCATACGGAAACAGAGCTGTTCAAACTAGAATTTTCCGTTTGTTGGTTGTGTTATTATTTTGCTGGCAATACACTTGTGGAACAGACGAACCTTTTCTGGGACAAATTAGATCGTCATTTCAAAGAGTTCAATGAGCTGATGATTCGCTTTGGCAAGCTTCTAATCAAAGATAACACTGATGATCCGAGGGTGTTTGGATCCTTTCTGCAACTTGTATATTTCTATGGCAATTACAGGAGTATTGTCCACTATTATCGACCAGATTCCATTGAATCGAGTGACCATCACTTGGTTCAACAATTTCTATCCCCTGATGAATGGCATAAACTAGAAACACGGGTTCCATCAAGTGAGCAATTGCTGCTAAATCGGGTGCACTTACAAAAAATTCGTATTGGGCAGTTAATAGCGAACTCAGATAGTGAATCTTGCGAAGAGTTAATACAACAGATTCTACAACCGTCTAGAATCGACCATCTTAGCTGGCTGCTACAGGATCGTTCAACAATTATCTGGTTCTTAAAACAAGTTAATTTGgatcaacaaaaatatattgtaaatCAGTTACTGTCCAATAACTGTTTGCGTGAGATTGAGTTCATTATAGACCAAATGGGGGATAATCACGTTATGATGGACGCTCTTCTGCTTTGCATTTACCAGCGTATAACGAGTACCATTCTTGCTGATTGTAAACAGTCCGTTGCCAAAAAACTATCATTTGATGCAATTTACGAGTCTGATGAGCAGCAAATAATGGCATCCATACATAAATTGTTACAGAAGAAATCAGAAAAACAATCGAGTATTACAGAAATTTTTGAGCCAAAGCAACTGATGGATTTGTTGAGAATACTAGATCAAGTGCGAATTGATGAGTTACCGCAAAATCGTAAAACAGTGATTGTTGGTATTAACGTGTTACTTTTCGCTGATATTCAGCATTGCGATTGTGTGGATGTTATTGAACTTCACAAAAATACTCTAAACAGTATGTATACATTACGTTGTCTTTTTGTTTGAGCCTTAATATGATTTTTTTCTCGCAGAGCAACTAACTTTTGGGATGgttccgaatttgttaaaattctttgaatttgAAACTCTTCTGGCTATTTTTGGAAAATCATCATCCCTAATAGTAACGCTGCTGCGACAAACGGCTATCTTTCTTAGCGACGAGGCCTTTGAATGTTTCAAGCGCACGCTGGTGCACTTCTCGGAACAGCCAGAGGAGTGGTTTGAGCTAGTGCTCCTAATTTTCAACGGTATCCAAAAGGTAAAATATTTCGTAATTTTGTGTTTGCTAAAGGTGCTGACAATATTTTTCCTTTCAGAGCAATGCCAACCGAGAGAAAAATATTTCTGCCAACGATTTGAACGAACTACTGTTGAGTTTTGTCAGCGCTATTGAGCAATACCTGTGCGAGCAAGATATCAAAAAACTAAGAAAAGAGAATTTTGATGCTTTCATTAATTGTCTCAAAGGATGCTCATCAACAATTCGTTATAAAGTTATCAATAAAATGCAACTGACGGATGTGCTACAAGAAAAGGTGCTTTGTTATTTAAAGCAAGCGGTAAGCAGTttatatgaatattttgtaaatgttttgtttttctgtttctgtttctgtggcTTTAGCATTTTCAATCTATGGATTCACTTgtaaatttatattcaattttgttttattttttaaaattttcttctTTCCGAAGTACAATGCAATTGCAATGTTTTGACTACAGAACTATTTTAATTTGCATTACTAAAAAGGAGAAATTGTATCTGTAAAGAAAGATCAAAGAAAATCTTCTGTAACTTTTGTGCTTATTAGAGCGACAAATTAGATATGTTAATATGCACTGTAATATTTCCTTTCCAGTCTTCAAATGTCCTCGTATTCTGTTGATGTGCATATCTGCCAATCGTGTAAAGAATGAAATGCTGAGGAGTTACATACCTAACTATCATATTTACCTATTTACAGATTAAAGTTGACAATCCTTCTTCGGATCTTTTCCTTACGAATGCACTACAGTACAAAGATTTCCTTAGACTGGAACCGGATCGAATCAAAGAAATTGCAGAAAAACGTTGGTGTAGTTTTTTACGAACACTACGAATAAAAACCACTAATAAACAGAACATCCAGAGTGATTCCGACGCTGATGGGCATTTGCAAGGGCAAAGCATCAGGACGTTTTCCAGTTTTCTTACGCATAACGAGCCGGTTTCCGATTTCACCGTACGATTGAATCAACTGGAACAAGAAGCATCGGTTAGTACCGATTATGACGGGATAGAATTTGTGTTTCGGGTTTACTCAACATTTGCCAAAAATGCTTTCACGGTTGGAGTCTCTGTAGACATTGAGAAAGCATTCGTAAGATCATTCGGAATCGTAGTGGCAAGCAAGATTTTACCCCTCTGTGTACAAAAAAAGATTTGCGCAAACTTTAGCCGTTTGGAGGAAATACTGAAATGTTTTTCTGTGATAGTTGGCAATCCCAAGGTAAGCCCTTTGATTTGCTTATGAAGAGTAAAGCTAATAAATGTTATTCCCAGTTAACGCTTGTTCCTTCAATAATGGACAACATAGTTGAGTTCCTAGCCAGTACAAACATTCAAAAATTTGCTATATCGGATAACAATGAGaaacaattttatcaacttcATCGCTTAATAAGCGATGTATTGTACTTATTAATAACAACAAGGTAATTATTCATAAGTGGATTTCATTTCGCACGactaaattttctttttcagaCCAAACTATGTTGTGAATCGATTGCCACATTATTTTTACGTTTTCAATCAACTGATAGCATCCGTTATCTGCTATAAAGAGGATTGGCCAGCAGACTCTCCATTGAATAGTTTTGAAATTCTAACGCTTTCTGATCTGCTGCTTCCACTAGAAAAGTATAGTATAAAGTTTTAATGgaaataaatcattaaatcatttgaaatctttcagaATAATGTCGCTCGTCAGTGAGAAGATCGAAAAGGATACTCGCATTTTAGCGCCATACATACTGATGCAAATCATAAGTTTCATAATTAAAAGCAAGCGCTCTACAACTTTACATGAAAAAATTTCGAGAAATGTGCACAACATTTGCTACGGATTTATTGGGTTGTATGATAAGCATTCCTCCGGCTATATTTTGCGCTCAAGCGACGAGGCATCAAGAAATGTATACACGGACATTGAGAAAGGATTCCGGAAATACAGATCCTTCCATGGCAGAATCTAAACACATGTAAGTAACGACAGCAATCCTAGTAAATGTTCGTTCGTAGGTAAAGTTGAATAACTGTTGTAGTTTTTCGTTTAGAGAAATTCCATTTCCACCTTGTGTTTAATTTCGACTATAACATACATGTACGCATATATTCAGTGCTATTTGCTTCCTGGGTTCTTATCATTTTGAGTTCCTATCAACATCAATATCGGTGTTAGCCGTAAAGTTATGGGAAAaacgtacacgcatcttaagagGGAAGATTGGGTATTTCACAAGTTCTGCAAAAACGAAGTGAACGATGGCTAGGAGAGAGGGTAGCAACGCTGTGGATGCTGGAGCTGCGGTGGTGCGATGAAATTATTTACCTTGGTATCATTAATGACACGTGACAACCACGTGAGCATTCGCTCTTACACTCTATCTATTTTCGTTCGCATCCGAGAATTATGAAAATTGCTTATCGCTgcataaagttcatttatttCAATCCTTGTTACTCTCTAGTTAAATTACATTCATTAGTTAAGCAATCATTAGTTTTCTTAGTCGTATAGTATAAGGGATactaataaataaacaaattttgtgGAACAAACTAAACATTTTACCTATTCgcattttttaacaaaaattttatcgTTTAGAATATGTGCGCGTTCAAACATCAATCTGCCaacttttgaaaaaataaatatttgttaAATCTCTGACTAGAAGGGAAGTAAGGAACACCATTAAACCTAAAACAGATACACTCAGATAAAACAAGTATTTAAAGTAACGTCTAAATTGCACAAATACATTAGTTCTAATATATGTGATATCGATTATGCTTATTACAAGTCAATAGGTTTCTATCAAATCACGACAACCtcacaaaaaatattgatattcAGCTAATTATGGCTCTAATCATATTTGTTTTATGCGTACCGCTGGAGATACGGCTAAACATAGAGATAGCGACAGAAAGTGGAATTTTTACTTATCCTTAAATTACTATATTCAGACGAATGTTGTACTGAGATCAATAGATTGGCGAGCACCGACTCTTAGGACATCATTTGTGAAGCCGGTGGA is part of the Sabethes cyaneus chromosome 2, idSabCyanKW18_F2, whole genome shotgun sequence genome and harbors:
- the LOC128734366 gene encoding uncharacterized protein LOC128734366, which produces MSIKEEILKRLNRPDQDYSAGLQYGMKLWKSNSFYYMSKYEVVFEFFLAGIEQYMQKISRTDLKDFDVSFAVINEFLALPCPSNALPPRIIPKLHDVFCKLTTVGPSNSKTLLDGCMTMAFDIKYKNFYKFDYAGYGRALKTSLEYYRRYLETTFNKEQEEMAILRVTNDIRIYVKSNGDDESWRSAFTSVLPSLCDVILQLKSYGLDRQEELLELLRLIYFQDGKGSNYNRVTDQSKRHLFMNYFEIDQLPMHVIALLTEGYLKAYRETKIDVLLFLKYILLYVFADPDKSILNDIHHIFQLTKYVFYLLRKYFIKIDQKIVEDFDFSGILTHKLKDFLDGYSNSEHCLQDLFSLICTINEYNPLILETNMINIILRTMFIRKEPDTMDNFQAMIISTINAYTKLNRSENFREELFLKLGDYLDDHDLGDQIKLLRKQTKKRKSVLIDGPSGKRRRTETEQHAAMTQEESTSRSAERYFGILCSPKQVDTTENICFHLSNQWKSICFAWPDANGRLSCAMLQYVKGLLTKRSFEYWHKMQNFLAEVIDNLESEEHTETELFKLEFSVCWLCYYFAGNTLVEQTNLFWDKLDRHFKEFNELMIRFGKLLIKDNTDDPRVFGSFLQLVYFYGNYRSIVHYYRPDSIESSDHHLVQQFLSPDEWHKLETRVPSSEQLLLNRVHLQKIRIGQLIANSDSESCEELIQQILQPSRIDHLSWLLQDRSTIIWFLKQVNLDQQKYIVNQLLSNNCLREIEFIIDQMGDNHVMMDALLLCIYQRITSTILADCKQSVAKKLSFDAIYESDEQQIMASIHKLLQKKSEKQSSITEIFEPKQLMDLLRILDQVRIDELPQNRKTVIVGINVLLFADIQHCDCVDVIELHKNTLNKQLTFGMVPNLLKFFEFETLLAIFGKSSSLIVTLLRQTAIFLSDEAFECFKRTLVHFSEQPEEWFELVLLIFNGIQKSNANREKNISANDLNELLLSFVSAIEQYLCEQDIKKLRKENFDAFINCLKGCSSTIRYKVINKMQLTDVLQEKVLCYLKQAIKVDNPSSDLFLTNALQYKDFLRLEPDRIKEIAEKRWCSFLRTLRIKTTNKQNIQSDSDADGHLQGQSIRTFSSFLTHNEPVSDFTVRLNQLEQEASVSTDYDGIEFVFRVYSTFAKNAFTVGVSVDIEKAFVRSFGIVVASKILPLCVQKKICANFSRLEEILKCFSVIVGNPKLTLVPSIMDNIVEFLASTNIQKFAISDNNEKQFYQLHRLISDVLYLLITTRPNYVVNRLPHYFYVFNQLIASVICYKEDWPADSPLNSFEILTLSDLLLPLEKIMSLVSEKIEKDTRILAPYILMQIISFIIKSKRSTTLHEKISRNVHNICYGFIGLYDKHSSGYILRSSDEASRNVYTDIEKGFRKYRSFHGRI